From the genome of Primulina eburnea isolate SZY01 chromosome 12, ASM2296580v1, whole genome shotgun sequence, one region includes:
- the LOC140807795 gene encoding LOW QUALITY PROTEIN: probable adenylate kinase 6, chloroplastic (The sequence of the model RefSeq protein was modified relative to this genomic sequence to represent the inferred CDS: deleted 1 base in 1 codon), with amino-acid sequence MAVLSRLIQRCRRSGSLPNFCTKSTETELHRVSSALSSALPIENSKGKNRNVQWVFLGCPGVGKGTYATRLSSLLGVPHISTGDLVRHQLSSHGPLSAQLAAIVNRGKLLSDEIIIDMLSKRLEDAQTKGETGFILDGFPRTLRQAEILDKVTDIDLVINLKLREEALIAKCLGRRICSECGRNYNVACIDIKDKDGSNRMYMPPLLPPSQCESKLITRSDDTEEVVKERIRVYDEMSRPVEEFYRNCGKLLEFDLPGGIPESWPKLLHALNLDDHEDKKSAAA; translated from the exons ATGGCGGTTCTTAGCCGCCTGATTCAGAGGTGCAGAAGAAGCGGATCCCTTCCGAATTTCTGCACGAAATCTACCGAAACTGAGCTCcacagggtatcatcagctcttTCTTCGGCACTACCGATTGAAAATTCCAAGGGAAAAAACAGAAATGTGCAGTGGGTATTCCTTGGATGCCCCGGTGTAGGCAAGGGGACCTACGCCACCCGCCTGTCGAGCCTCCTAGGGGTGCCCCACATCTCCACAGGCGATCTTGTCCGCCACCAGCTTTCTTCTCACGGGCCTCTCTCTGCGCAG CTGGCTGCGATTGTTAACCGAGGAAAGTTACTTTCAGATGAAATAATTATCGATATGCTTTCCAAACGTCTTGAAGATGCTCAGACTAAAGGTGAAACAGGATTTATTCTTGATGGTTTCCCGCGAACTCTAAGACAGGCG GAAATCCTGGATAAGGTGACAGATATTGACTTGGTAATAAATCTGAAACTGCGGGAAGAAGCTCTAATAGCAAAGTGCCTCGGGCGACGAATTTGCAGTGAGTGTGGGAGGAACTACAAC GTTGCTTGTATCGATATCAAGGACAAAGATGGAAGTAATAGAATGTACATGCCTCCCCTTCTACCTCCTTCACAATGTGAATCGAAACTAATTACACGGTCCGATGACACTGAAGAAGTTGTTAAAGAACGTATACGGGTTTATGATGAAATG AGTCGACCCGTGGAGGAATTCTACCGCAATTGCGGGAAGTTGTTGGAGTTTGATCTTCCTGGAGGAATTCCTGAATCCTGGCCGAAACTGCTTCATGCACTAAATCTTGATGATCACGAAGACAAAAAATCCGCAGCTGCTTGA
- the LOC140807793 gene encoding cytokinin riboside 5'-monophosphate phosphoribohydrolase LOG3-like has translation MSTSTVSKIKNICVFCGSSAGKDSIYEDVAEKLGITLAKRKIHLVYGGGEVGLMGKVAKAAHAGGSEVLGIIPITLANLTGPTIGEEMQVDNMYERITQMIEHSDAFIALPGGFGTLEEIFHTVCWAQLNIHNKPIGLLNVNNYYDKLLSFLDDVVEQGFISLASRRMLVSATSEGELIDLLQGFSHEPDPFLSQLNWPTSKSKKRKFM, from the coding sequence ATGTCAACGTCCACGGTAAGTAAaatcaaaaatatttgtgtattttgtggatcTAGTGCAGGAAAAGATTCAATTTATGAAGATGTAGCAGAAAAGCTTGGAATAACACTTGCTAAAAGAAAGATTCATTTGGTATATGGTGGTGGTGAAGTTGGCCTCATGGGAAAAGTTGCAAAAGCTGCGCATGCAGGTGGAAGTGAAGTCTTAGGCATTATTCCGATTACTTTAGCCAATCTTACAGGACCAACAATAGGAGAAGAAATGCAAGTGGACAACATGTATGAACGAattactcaaatgattgaacattCAGATGCTTTCATTGCTCTGCCAGGAGGTTTCGGTACtttggaagaaatatttcatACTGTTTGTTgggcacaattaaatatccacaaTAAGCCAATTGGTTTGTTAAATGTTAACAATTATTATGATAAACTGTTATCGTTTCTTGATGATGTTGTGGAACAGGGATTTATTTCATTAGCTTCGCGAAGGATGTTAGTTTCTGCTACAAGTGAAGGTGAACTTATTGATTTACTGCAAGGATTTAGTCATGAACCAGATCCAttcttatctcaacttaattggccaacatccaagagtaagaaaagaaaattcatgtga